The nucleotide window GGTGGCCGCTCAGGTGGTCCGGGGTGCGCTGCGCGACGCCACCCGGGCGGGCGGCCGCCCGGACAGCGCCGCCGTGACCCGGCTGACCCACCAGATGGAGATCGTCCGCGACACCTTCGCCGGTCTGCTGATGGTGACTCGCGGGTTCCTCTTCTCCGCCGGCGCGGCCCTGCTCGGCCTGCTCGCCCTGGCACCGGTGGTGGCGGCGCTGGCCGCCGCGCCGCTGGTCGCCGGCCTGGTCGTGTTTCTCGCCGCGCTGCCGGCGATGGTCACGCACCAGCGCGCGTACGTCCGTGCCGGTGAGCGGCTCGGCCAGTCCGCGGCGGCCGCGCTGGCCGGTCACCGCGACGTGCTGGCCTGCGGGGCCCAGACACGCGTGACGACCGACGTGGCCCGCTGGGTGTCGGCGCAGGCCACCGCCGAACGCATGCTCGCGCGGATGGCGGCGATCCGCAGCCTCAGCCTCGGCATCGGCGGCTGGCTGCCACTGCTGGTGCTGATGGTGACCGCCCCGTGGCTGGTCGAGCGTGGTCTCACCGCCGGCGCGGTGCTGGGCGCGCTGATCTACGTCTCCACTGGGCTGCAACCCGCCCTGCACACCCTGGTGCAGGGCCTCGGCGGCGGCGGGCTCCGCTACGCGGTCACCCTGGAGAACATCCTGCGCACCTATCCGGTGTCCGACGACAAGCGCCCGTCGGCCCCCGCCGCCCGGTCACCCCACTGCCGGCCGCCCACCGGTCCTGCCGGCTGCTCGCCAGCCGTCGAGGTCCGGGGACTGACCTTCGGCTACGGCCCGCGCGCCCGGCCCATCCTGCAGAACTTCTCGCTGACACTGGCCGACCGGGACCATCTCGCCGTGGTCGGCCCGAGCGGTGCGGGCAAGTCCACACTGGCCGCCCTGCTGGCCGGTCTGGTGCCGCCGCAGGCAGGCACGGTCCACCTGGCCGGCGCGACGGTCGCCGCGGTCGAACCGGCCGAACTCGCCCGGATGCGAGTGCTGGTGCCCCAGGAGGCGTACGTCTTCACCGGAAGTCTCGCCGACAACCTCCGCTACCTCCGGCCGGACGCTGACGATCACACGCTGGAGGTCGCCCTCGACGCGCTCGGCGCGCGTCCCCTGGCTACCCGCCTGGGCGGCCTGGGCGCGTCGGTCGCGCCGGCCCTGCTCTCCGCCGGCGAGCGGCAGCTCATCGCGGCGGTCCGGGCCTGGCTGGCACCCGCCCCGCTGGTGGTCCTCGACGAGGCGACCTGTCACCTGGACCCCGCGCTGGAAGCGACGGTCGAAGCCGCCTTCGCCCGGCGGCCCGGCAGCCTCGTGGTGATCGCACACCGGATCAGTTCCGCGCTACGCGCCGATCGGGTGCTGGTCCTCGACGGCGACGAACCCGTGGTGGGGACGCACGAACAGCTGTTGATCCGCTCGGCCACCTACCGGGTGCTCGTCGGCTGCTGGGACGAGTCCGTGCCGCCGCACGTGGCGTCGGCGCGGCAGGGCTGAACCCGGCGTCGGTCAGATCCAGCCCGCCTCGCCTGCCATCCGCACGGCCTCCACCCGGGTACGCGCGCCCACCTTGCGCGCGATGCGACCGAGATGGTTGCGGACGGTGCCACGGGTGAGCCCGAGCGACACCGCCACCTCCGCCACCGGCGCCCCCGCGGCCGTCAGCCGCAACACCTCCGTCTCGCGGCTGGTCAGTGGGCCGTCCGAGCGCAGCGCCGCGACGACGAGATCCGCGTCGAGCACGGGCTCCCGGCGGGCGAGCCGGCGGATCCCGTCGATGACCCGCTGGGGGCCGGCGTCGCTGCGCAGGATGCCGACCGCCCTGGTCGGGCAGAGTAGGCCGCGCAGCCGCCGGGCCCGATGCGGGTGGGCCAGCACCAGGACGGGGCACAGGCCGAGGCGGCCGGGATCGACTCCCTCGACGAAATCGAGGTCGGCCACCATCACGTCGGGGCGCTGGGCGCGAACGGCCGCGGAGACCGCGTCGCCGCGATCCACCTCCGCCACGACACGGATGTCATCCTCGGCGGCGAGGACGAACGACAGCGCGCCCAACACCAGGGCACCGTCCAGGGCGAGCAGGGTACGGATCACGATGAACCTTCCCGCACTCCGATAGCGATCACTCAACGTCAACATTCAAACACGCATCCTGCGGGTCCGCACGGTGACGAGGGGCGGGTCCGGACATCTCCGACCGGACCCGCCCCAACGACTACAGCCAGCCGTTACGCCGCGCGCGCGACACCGCCTCCAACCGGTTGCGAGCCCCGGTCTTGCGCAGAATCACCGACAGGTGATTGC belongs to Micromonospora ureilytica and includes:
- a CDS encoding response regulator transcription factor, which produces MIRTLLALDGALVLGALSFVLAAEDDIRVVAEVDRGDAVSAAVRAQRPDVMVADLDFVEGVDPGRLGLCPVLVLAHPHRARRLRGLLCPTRAVGILRSDAGPQRVIDGIRRLARREPVLDADLVVAALRSDGPLTSRETEVLRLTAAGAPVAEVAVSLGLTRGTVRNHLGRIARKVGARTRVEAVRMAGEAGWI
- a CDS encoding ATP-binding cassette domain-containing protein, with product MSRPGVRLVTWRALRARRRELAALGGWSLVESLPALLSGYLVARAVDEGFLAGRPVNGLAWLGVLAVAVLLGAAATGRTYRSLGAVVEPFRDEVAAQVVRGALRDATRAGGRPDSAAVTRLTHQMEIVRDTFAGLLMVTRGFLFSAGAALLGLLALAPVVAALAAAPLVAGLVVFLAALPAMVTHQRAYVRAGERLGQSAAAALAGHRDVLACGAQTRVTTDVARWVSAQATAERMLARMAAIRSLSLGIGGWLPLLVLMVTAPWLVERGLTAGAVLGALIYVSTGLQPALHTLVQGLGGGGLRYAVTLENILRTYPVSDDKRPSAPAARSPHCRPPTGPAGCSPAVEVRGLTFGYGPRARPILQNFSLTLADRDHLAVVGPSGAGKSTLAALLAGLVPPQAGTVHLAGATVAAVEPAELARMRVLVPQEAYVFTGSLADNLRYLRPDADDHTLEVALDALGARPLATRLGGLGASVAPALLSAGERQLIAAVRAWLAPAPLVVLDEATCHLDPALEATVEAAFARRPGSLVVIAHRISSALRADRVLVLDGDEPVVGTHEQLLIRSATYRVLVGCWDESVPPHVASARQG